The genomic window GGGGGCAACCATACAATGCGTTCAGCAGTCTTTTCTGCAGCTTTTTCCCCATCGCCTTTTCGGGCAGTTCCGTTTCCTCTGCCGAAAAAAGCAGGTCAGGTTCGGTTATGCCCAGTTCATAGCGCAGATCTGCATAATAGCCGGCTACCCTGTCCAGGAATTTTTGCTGGTTCTTCAAAGGGACGAGGATGGTGGCGCTTGCCTCCCGGGGAATGGCATTGCGCAGGTTACCTCCTTCGATTGAGGCGACCCTGATCTGGCTGTCACGTGAGGCTTCCCATAGCAGGCGGGTCAGGATCTTAATGGAATTGCCCAGACCCTTGTGAATGTCATCCCCTGAATGGCCTCCTTTCAGCCCCCCCACTTTTACCCGGTATGCAATATAACTCCCAGCCACTTTCTTTTCCTTTATGGCAAATCGGGCAACCGTGTCCATTCCGCCAGCGCAGCCGATAAAGATCTCCCCTTCGTCTTCCGAATCCAGGTTGATCAGGATCGAACCTGTGATAAACCCCGGCATCATCCCAAAAGCTCCTGTTAACCCTGTTTCTTCGTCCACGGTAAAAAGACACTCCAGCGGACCGTGAGTTACTGAACCGGATGCAAGGATGGCCAGTTGTGCCGCCATACCGATACCGTCGTCAGCACCCAGTGTCGTCCCTTTAGCCTTGACCCACTCCCCGTCGATGTACGGCCTGATGGGATCCAGCAGAAAGTCGTGCGGACTGTCGCTGTTCTTCTCGCAGACCATGTCCATGTGGCTTTGCAGAACGACGGTTTTCAGTTTTTCCCTTCCCGGTGATGCCGGTTTGCGGATAAGGATGTTCCCCGTTTCATCGTACAGGGTTTCCAGCCTATGCTTTTTCCCAAAATTGATAAGGTATTCCCTGATTTTTTCTTCTTTTTTGGAGGGCCTTGGTACCTGGCAGATCTCTTCAAAATAATTCCAGAGAGGCGCAGGGTTGAGCTGGGATAATTTGGTAGACATATTATGCTTTTTGAAATTTGATTTTAACAAAGGTTTTTCAATCGTAAAATAGTCTCCGTTGGATTTTCAGATGCAAACACGGTGTTTCCTGCCACCAGCACATCCACTCCGGCTTCCACCAGTCTGGCTGCATTGGAAAGGTCCACTCCGCCGTCCACTTCGATGAGCACATTTGCTTTTCTGGCTACGATCATTTCTTTGAGCCGGCGGATCTTGGCGTAGCTGTTTTCAATGAAGCTTTGGGCTCCGAATCCGGGGTTGACCGACATGATCAGCACCATGTCAACATCTAGGAGGATATCTTCGAGGACTGATACCGGCGTATGCGGATTCAAAACCACTCCGGCTCTCATTCCAAGGGATTTGATCTTCTGGATGGTTCGGTGAAGGTGCGGGCAGGCTTCGTAATGGACCGTGAGGATAGCGGCCCCGAGAGTGTGGAATGTTTCCAGGTAACGATCGGGGTCAATGATCATCAGGTGAACGTCCAATGGTTTTTCGGCGTGTCGGGCGATCGCTTTGATGACCGGCATTCCGATGGAGATATTCGGCACAAAAACGCCGTCCATAATGTCGAGGTGGAACCAGTCGGCCTGACTGCGGTTCACTATTTCGATGTCGCGTTGCAGATTGGCAAAGTCGGCGGCAAGCAGGGAAGGAGCGACCAGGTGATTCATCCCAAATACGTCTTCAGTATCTTGCTCCGGGAAGTATGTTTCAGCCTCCGGATGGCTTTTTCCTTGATTTGCCTGACACGTTCGCGCGTCAGGTCGAATTTCTCACCGATCTCCTCCAGGGTCATGGGATGTGTCTGGTTCAGACCGAAATAAAGGCGTACCACATCGGCTTCCCGTGGAGTCAGGGTGGATATTGCCCTGTCAATTTCCTTTTTCAGTGATTCGTACATGAGCTGGGTTTCCGGAGTCGGACCATCGTCGTTCCGAAGCACATCATACATTGTATTATCTTCGTCCTGCACCAGCGGTGCATCCATGGAGATGTGCCGGCCTGAATTCTTGAGCGATTCCTTCACTTCGGTTTCCGTGATCTCCAGCAGATCGGCGATCTCCTCGGAGTTGGGTTCCCGCTCAAATTCCTGCTCCAGCTTGGCGTATGCCTTGTTGATCTTGTTGATGGATCCGATCTTGTTCAGAGGTAACCTTACAATACGGGACTGTTCAGCCAGGGCCTGGAGGATCGATTGACGTATCCACCATACGGCGTAAGAAATGAACTTGAATCCCCTCGTTTCATCGAAGCGCTGGGCAGCTTTTATCAGTCCAAGATTGCCTTCATTGATCAGGTCGGGCAAACTAAGTCCTTGGTTCTGATACTGCTTTGAAACGGAAACGACAAACCGAAGGTTTGATTTGGTCAGTTTCTCCAAGGCATCGCGATCGCCCTGTTTAATACGCTGGGCCAATGAAACTTCTTCATCGGCTGTGATCAACTCCACTTTACCAATTTCCTGCAGGTACTTGTCGAGGGATGCGGTTTCACGATTGGTGACCTGTTTGGTAATTTTAAGTTGCCTCATAAGCCTGGATTAATGATCAAGAGATTTAAAATTCATTTTACGGATTTTTATGGGAATGGTTACAAGCTATTCCGCCCTGGTTGGCGGTTTTGGGAGCAAAACCTTCCTGGAAAGCTTCAATTTACCGGTTCTCGGATCGATATCGATCAGTTTTACCTTGATCTTATCGCCTACCTTGAGCACCTTGTCGACTTCTGCAATGCGGCGCCAGTCGATCTCGGAAATATGCAGCAAGCCATCCTTGCCGGGCAGAATTTCAACAAAAGCGCCAAAAGAGGTAATGTTCTTGACGGTCCCCAGATAAACCTCATTCAGTTCAGGGATGGCCACAATCGCCTTGATCCTGTCCTTTGCTGCTTCAATCGAGACTTTATCCACGGCGAAGATGTCGATGATGCCCACTTCGCCCACTTCCTCGATAATGATCGTTGAATTGGTGGAGCTCTGGATCTCCTGGATGATTTTACCACCTGGTCCGATCACTGCCCCAATGAATTCCTTGGCAATGGTCATCTGTTCGATTCTCGGGACAAAGGGTTTATAATCCTCTCTTGGCACGGCGATCGTCTTTTCCATGATATCCAGGATATGCAGTCTGCCTTTCCGGGCCTGATCAAGGGCTTCTGTCAAAACTTCATACGACAGGCCTTCCACTTTGATGTCCATCTGGCAGGCTGTGATCCCATCGCGTGTGCCAGTCACCTTGAAGTCCATATCCCCCAGATGATCTTCGTCGCCCAGGATATCGGACAGAACGGCATATTTGCCGGTTTCCTTTTCCGTGATCAGCCCCATGGCAATTCCCGAGACCGGTTTATGGATCTTCACGCCTGCGTCCATCAGGGCAAGCGTCCCGGCACAGACCGTGGCCATGGATGACGAGCCGTTGGATTCGAGTATATCGGAAACCACCCGGATGGTATAGGGATTTGCAGGGCTGGCAGGGATCACCGGTTTAAGTGCCCTCATGGCCAGGTTGCCATGACCGACCTCCCTGCGGCTGGTGCCACGCATAGGCTTGACTTCACCGGTAGAGAAAGGCGGGAAATTATAGTGCAGCATGAAGTTGCTTTTTCCTTCATAAACGGCTCCGTCGACCACCTGCTCGTCGAGTTTGGTGCCCAGGGTGACGGTCGTCAGGGATTGGGTTTCACCGCGGGTAAAGATGGAAGACCCATGGGCTGCGGGGAGATAGTCCACCTCGCACCAGATCGGCCGGACCTCGTCCAGCCCGCGGCCGTCCAGGCGTTTCCTGGCATCCAGTACCAATTTTCTGACAGCCTGCTTATGGATCTCGTGATAGTATTTCTGAACAAGCGGTACTTTTGCCTCCCTGAGTTCTTCGGGGATCGTCTCTATGAATGCATTTTTAATGGTTTCAAAAGCTTCAGTACGTTCACGTTTCACGGGAATGATGGAAGCGGCTGCATCGTATGTTTGTTGATGCGTCGCATTCCGGAGTTCCTCGTAGAGTTCCGGATCGTTCGTTTCGTGGCAGTATTCCCTTTTCACAACAGGCCGTCCCAGCATTTCAGCCAGTTCCAGTTGTGCCCTGCATTGGACCCGGATGGCCTCATGCGCTATTTTCAGGGCTTCGATCATGGTGGATTCCTGTACCTCTTTCATTTCTCCCTCCACCATGACAATGTTGTCGATCGTAGCGGCAACGACCAGGTCGAGGTCTGCTTCTTCCAGCTGTGATATCAGCGGAGTGATCAGGAACTCACCATTGATCCTTGCGATCCTGACTTCCGAGATGGGTCCCTGGAAGGGGATATCGGAGATGGTGAGAGCAGCTGATGCTGCCAGTGCAGCCAGCGAATCCGGTGGCAGGTTCTTATCCCCGGAGATGAGGGTAATGATGACCTGTATCTCTGCGTGGAAATCATCCGGGAAAAGAGGTCTGAGAGCACGATCCACCAGCCGGGCAGTCAGAACTTCATGATCGGAAGGCCGCGCTTCCCGTTTAATGAAACCACCCGGAAAACGCCCCGTTGCAGAATACCTCTCCCGGTACTCCACCGAGAGGGGTAAGAAATCACTTCCTTCCACTGCATCTTTTTTGGCAACTACCGTTGCCAGCAACATGGTGTCGCCCAGCCTGACAACGGCGGCACCATCAGCCTGCCGTGCTAAACGACCCGTTTCTATGGATACAGTTCTTCCGTCATTTAAATCAAATGACTTGATGATACCTTCTGATGACATAAAAATAATATTACGTGAAGAGAAATCGATACGACTTAATACAAAAAAAAAGGCAACTGGAGATTGCCTTCAACGAGGAACGTGTTATAACTTACTTTCTGATATTCAGTTTTTTAATGATTTCGCGGTAGCGTTCAATATCCTTATTTTTCAGGAATTCCAGCAATTTTTTTCTTTTACCTACCAACATGACAAGTGATCGCTCAGTGGACAGATCCTTTGGATTGGTTTTGAGATGTTCGGTGAGGTGTTTAATGCGGTAGGTAAACAAAGCAACCTGCGCTTCCGTTGATCCTGTGTCAAATTCGGATTTTCCGAATTCCTTGAACGCATTCTTTTTAACTTCCGGTGTAATGAACATCGATGAACTTTTATTTCGCTTTTATACTTTTATTTTAAGGGCTGCAAAATTAATACATAATTCGATTGGAAACAATTGTTGCAAAAAAAAATAAATATATGGTCATTCATAGTCATTAGCCCGGCGCCTTGCGGGGCCTCGCGTGATTAATGGTTATTAGCTCGGCCTTTCAGGCCTCGCGTGATTAATGGTTATTAAAATAACAACTAATAACAACAAATAACCATAAATACCCCCCTAAAAACTCCATTTCAACCGTACATACCAGAATTTACCGTAGTCCCCGTATTCGGTTCCGTCGGCACCGTAAAAAAGCTGGGCGATGAGCAGGAGGTAAAGATTATCGGTCAGGGAGATGTCGACCGATGGGCCTATAAAAAAGGAATGATCGCACGGATTGTAGATCCCTGCCAGGTCGGCCCTGACCAGGGGAGTGACCGGGTAAGCGATCTCGCCGAAAAGAGAATAACGCGCCCGGGTGAAATCCTTTACCGAAATATTCCTCAGGTCCAGCATGGTGCTTCCTCCGGCTTTTCCCGTGGTCCCTGCACTGTTATAGAGTGCGGAAGCATGAAGGTATAGTCCGCTTTTGAGTGTATAGTCACCATCAATGGCAGCCACCAGTTGCCCGGTCGTATCTGAAAAATTTTCTGCTGAGCGGAAATACGTGAACTCACCCCGAAACCCGCCTCCGGATATATCCCCGCTCCATCCACCTCCTATGACCAGATCTTCAACCATCTGACCTGCCATAAACTGAAAATCGTATTCACGGCGGTTAAAACGGTACATGGCTGCGGCCGTCAGCCGCCGGTCGTGATTCAGGCTGGCAGCAAGCTGAACGGAAGAAGTCATCCCCGGGTAGTATTCGATCTGCAGGGCATCGCATCCGGGTCGCTCTTCATAATCGAAATCAAAGTAAGAAAACGAATTGAAGATATCATTCGGTGTCCATATGAAATTGGTTCCCCAGTTAATCCGTTGCCTCCCCAGGTTGAATTCCCATTTTTTGAATGAATATTTCAGGTTCAACCGGTCGAGACCGGCCAAAAAAACATAGGAATCCGCATCATCCATGACCCAGGTAAGGTCCAGAAAGCCGGGATCACGGTCCATGGTCTTGCTAAAATCCGGTAACTGGTATTGCATTAACTGTATGTAATTACCAAAAAGAAAGCGGATACGCATCCCTGCTTCCAGGACCAGGCCATTGGCAGGGAACCATTTCAGGGTCATCCGGTTGTTGATCTCATTATTCAGGTACCATTCCTTTCTAAAATTTTCATAACTGATCATCTGCAGGTCTTTGATATAACCGTTGAACTGCCATTTGCCTGGGGAAGAATCCTGGCCTGCCGAACTTACCGCAAGGCAGAGCGTGGAGCAGGCGAAAAGAATGATCTTGGCCGGGATGCTCATGTTCGTATCAATGGGGAAGCTGTTCAACATCACTTTTGACACGACCGTCTTCGATCGTGATCACCCGGTGTGCTTTGTTCACCACCCTTGCATCATGTGTTGAAAAGATAAAGGTCATCGCTTCTTCGTGGTTCAGCTTTTCCATGATTTCCAGCAGGTTTTCTGTCGACTTGGTGTCAAGGTTGGCCGTGGGCTCATCAGCAAGGATGAATCGTGGCCTGGATGCCAGTGCCCTTGCAACGGCCACACGTTGTTGTTCCCCGCCGGATAATTCGCCCGGGCGCTTATGAAGCTTGTCGCCCAATCCGACCTGGGTAAGCAATTCGATGGCCCGATGCTGGCGCTCAGCCTTCGTTTTTTTCTGCAAAAGCAGGATGAATTCGACATTTTCGAGGGCTGTCAGCACAGGGATCAGGTTGTAGGATTGAAAGACAAAACCGATGTTGTTCAGGCGGAAGTCGATGAGCTGGGATGATTTGAGTTTTGACAGATTGGTGCCGCCAATGATGATCTCCCCTGATGTTGGCATATCGAGACCGCCGATCAGGTTCAGCAGGGTGGTCTTGCCGGAACCCGATGGTCCGACGATGCAGGTGAATTCGGCCTCCGCAAAGTCAATGGTCACATCCTTCACTGCATGAACCTTTACCTCGGAGGCATTG from Bacteroidales bacterium includes these protein-coding regions:
- a CDS encoding aminoacyl-histidine dipeptidase, coding for MSTKLSQLNPAPLWNYFEEICQVPRPSKKEEKIREYLINFGKKHRLETLYDETGNILIRKPASPGREKLKTVVLQSHMDMVCEKNSDSPHDFLLDPIRPYIDGEWVKAKGTTLGADDGIGMAAQLAILASGSVTHGPLECLFTVDEETGLTGAFGMMPGFITGSILINLDSEDEGEIFIGCAGGMDTVARFAIKEKKVAGSYIAYRVKVGGLKGGHSGDDIHKGLGNSIKILTRLLWEASRDSQIRVASIEGGNLRNAIPREASATILVPLKNQQKFLDRVAGYYADLRYELGITEPDLLFSAEETELPEKAMGKKLQKRLLNALYGCPHGVIAMSQRMPGMVETSTNLASIKAKDEGYLEVCTSQRSDTNSSKHDIAHMVESVFRLAGAKVTHSDGYPGWSPNPGSEILKISVEAYQDLFSKEPIVRSIHAGLECGLFLEKYPGLDMISIGPTLRGVHSPDERLEIASVVKFWDFLLEILRRLPVTA
- the rpe gene encoding ribulose-phosphate 3-epimerase, giving the protein MNHLVAPSLLAADFANLQRDIEIVNRSQADWFHLDIMDGVFVPNISIGMPVIKAIARHAEKPLDVHLMIIDPDRYLETFHTLGAAILTVHYEACPHLHRTIQKIKSLGMRAGVVLNPHTPVSVLEDILLDVDMVLIMSVNPGFGAQSFIENSYAKIRRLKEMIVARKANVLIEVDGGVDLSNAARLVEAGVDVLVAGNTVFASENPTETILRLKNLC
- a CDS encoding sigma-70 family RNA polymerase sigma factor, producing MRQLKITKQVTNRETASLDKYLQEIGKVELITADEEVSLAQRIKQGDRDALEKLTKSNLRFVVSVSKQYQNQGLSLPDLINEGNLGLIKAAQRFDETRGFKFISYAVWWIRQSILQALAEQSRIVRLPLNKIGSINKINKAYAKLEQEFEREPNSEEIADLLEITETEVKESLKNSGRHISMDAPLVQDEDNTMYDVLRNDDGPTPETQLMYESLKKEIDRAISTLTPREADVVRLYFGLNQTHPMTLEEIGEKFDLTRERVRQIKEKAIRRLKHTSRSKILKTYLG
- the pnp gene encoding polyribonucleotide nucleotidyltransferase, with protein sequence MSSEGIIKSFDLNDGRTVSIETGRLARQADGAAVVRLGDTMLLATVVAKKDAVEGSDFLPLSVEYRERYSATGRFPGGFIKREARPSDHEVLTARLVDRALRPLFPDDFHAEIQVIITLISGDKNLPPDSLAALAASAALTISDIPFQGPISEVRIARINGEFLITPLISQLEEADLDLVVAATIDNIVMVEGEMKEVQESTMIEALKIAHEAIRVQCRAQLELAEMLGRPVVKREYCHETNDPELYEELRNATHQQTYDAAASIIPVKRERTEAFETIKNAFIETIPEELREAKVPLVQKYYHEIHKQAVRKLVLDARKRLDGRGLDEVRPIWCEVDYLPAAHGSSIFTRGETQSLTTVTLGTKLDEQVVDGAVYEGKSNFMLHYNFPPFSTGEVKPMRGTSRREVGHGNLAMRALKPVIPASPANPYTIRVVSDILESNGSSSMATVCAGTLALMDAGVKIHKPVSGIAMGLITEKETGKYAVLSDILGDEDHLGDMDFKVTGTRDGITACQMDIKVEGLSYEVLTEALDQARKGRLHILDIMEKTIAVPREDYKPFVPRIEQMTIAKEFIGAVIGPGGKIIQEIQSSTNSTIIIEEVGEVGIIDIFAVDKVSIEAAKDRIKAIVAIPELNEVYLGTVKNITSFGAFVEILPGKDGLLHISEIDWRRIAEVDKVLKVGDKIKVKLIDIDPRTGKLKLSRKVLLPKPPTRAE
- the rpsO gene encoding 30S ribosomal protein S15: MFITPEVKKNAFKEFGKSEFDTGSTEAQVALFTYRIKHLTEHLKTNPKDLSTERSLVMLVGKRKKLLEFLKNKDIERYREIIKKLNIRK
- a CDS encoding ABC transporter ATP-binding protein, translated to MNVLVLKLVNKIYNASEVKVHAVKDVTIDFAEAEFTCIVGPSGSGKTTLLNLIGGLDMPTSGEIIIGGTNLSKLKSSQLIDFRLNNIGFVFQSYNLIPVLTALENVEFILLLQKKTKAERQHRAIELLTQVGLGDKLHKRPGELSGGEQQRVAVARALASRPRFILADEPTANLDTKSTENLLEIMEKLNHEEAMTFIFSTHDARVVNKAHRVITIEDGRVKSDVEQLPH